A genomic segment from Sphingopyxis sp. DBS4 encodes:
- a CDS encoding SPOR domain-containing protein, giving the protein MPSFRAATFLALPLLALAAPAHADVKAGVEAWQAGDYQQAVAEWRPLAVAGDADAEFNLGQAYKLGRGVPADLGQAESWYRRAAKQGHLQAEDNLGLILFTANKRDEAMPYIKASAARGEPRAQYVLGTAMFNGDYATKDWPRAYALTKRASDAGLGIASARLVQLDNLIPLDQRQAGLAMLPAIEKDEARARLAAVNAAAPEPAKSAPSPIRTASLPVSTPGATYTPPPVIAPAKSAPTLSTPAAVAAATAASEATAAATAAKGGAPGTTYAAPPESGKLPPKPEEKPAAAPKPAPQPAKAAVAVHSGTSPWRAQFGAFGVEANARSLWKSLEKSYPALAGRTPVYTKAGAVTRLQTAGFASKADAENLCAAVRKGGQACLVVSQ; this is encoded by the coding sequence ATGCCTTCTTTCCGCGCCGCCACGTTCCTGGCCCTGCCGCTCCTCGCGCTCGCCGCGCCCGCGCACGCCGACGTCAAGGCCGGTGTCGAGGCCTGGCAGGCGGGCGACTATCAGCAGGCGGTCGCCGAATGGCGGCCGCTTGCGGTTGCTGGCGACGCCGACGCCGAATTCAATCTCGGCCAGGCCTACAAGCTCGGCCGCGGGGTTCCCGCCGACCTCGGCCAGGCCGAAAGCTGGTATCGCCGCGCCGCGAAGCAGGGCCATCTCCAGGCCGAGGACAATCTCGGCCTCATCCTCTTCACCGCGAACAAGCGCGATGAAGCGATGCCCTATATCAAGGCGTCGGCGGCGCGCGGCGAACCGCGCGCGCAATATGTCCTCGGCACCGCGATGTTCAACGGCGACTATGCCACGAAGGACTGGCCGCGCGCCTATGCCCTGACCAAGCGCGCGAGCGACGCGGGGCTCGGCATCGCCTCGGCGCGGCTCGTCCAGCTCGACAATCTGATCCCGCTCGACCAGCGGCAGGCGGGGCTCGCGATGCTGCCTGCGATCGAAAAGGACGAAGCACGCGCGCGCCTCGCCGCGGTCAATGCCGCCGCGCCCGAGCCCGCAAAGTCGGCTCCGTCGCCGATCCGGACCGCGAGCCTTCCCGTCTCGACCCCCGGCGCCACCTACACCCCGCCGCCGGTGATCGCCCCGGCCAAATCCGCACCGACGCTCTCGACCCCGGCCGCCGTCGCCGCCGCGACCGCCGCCAGCGAAGCGACCGCCGCCGCCACCGCGGCCAAGGGCGGTGCCCCCGGAACCACTTACGCCGCGCCGCCCGAAAGCGGCAAGCTGCCGCCGAAGCCCGAAGAGAAACCCGCGGCGGCCCCGAAACCCGCGCCGCAGCCGGCGAAAGCCGCCGTTGCCGTCCACAGCGGCACCAGTCCGTGGCGCGCCCAGTTCGGCGCCTTCGGAGTCGAAGCGAACGCCCGCAGCCTCTGGAAAAGCCTCGAAAAATCCTACCCCGCCCTCGCCGGGCGCACGCCCGTCTATACCAAGGCCGGCGCTGTCACCCGCCTCCAGACCGCCGGTTTCGCGAGCAAGGCCGACGCCGAAAACCTCTGCGCGGCGGTCCGCAAAGGCGGCCAGGCGTGCCTGGTGGTGAGCCAATAG
- a CDS encoding pyrroloquinoline quinone-dependent dehydrogenase produces MNKALSRRTFLLAGASGLAMPGVAFARAKAGKPRGPAADALRTDWPVYGGLNSSAKYSPLAQIDRTNAAQLQVVWEWESPDRDIIAAHPDLRPGEFQVTPIMVDDVLYVATAMSQAAAIDARTGRTIWVYNPEAWTNGKPSTKGFQHRGVAYWADGDDRRIFLATCDARLIALDAATGTPIADFGTNGEIDLRRVGLQRPVPTKPSVLYGCFGPPLIARNMVVVGGYIDDQPVLPIMPPGDVRGFDARTGALRWTFHTVPTKGEFGYDSWHGGSAERNGNANIWAPMSADEELGLVYLPGTCATDNVYGGRRPGDNLFANSLIALDIETGKRRWHYQCVHHDLWDYDLPCAPNLVDIIVDGQPIKAVAQATKQGYLFVFDRTNGKPVWPIEERPVPQSELATEHSAPTQPHPTWPPPFESQGMSEDLLVDFTPEIKEEAKRILSRYRYGPLYTPVGRTPTLIHPTWTGGANWQGAAVDPETGILYVTSHSSVSQLALDDNGKLATAGPVNTEIAGAAGVVNGPAGLPLIKPPYSRITAIDLNTGKHLWMCANGPGATDDPRFAPFKLGWIGSEQRTAPLATKTLLFVGEGPHDPRHAKKVLRAYDKLTGELVAETPLPGHVLGAPMTYSIDGQQRIVYAMGFRVWPHKLVALGLGG; encoded by the coding sequence ATGAACAAGGCCCTGTCGCGCCGAACCTTCCTGCTTGCCGGAGCGAGCGGTCTCGCCATGCCCGGCGTCGCCTTCGCGCGCGCGAAGGCGGGCAAGCCGCGCGGGCCCGCCGCCGATGCCCTGCGCACCGATTGGCCCGTATACGGCGGGCTTAACAGCTCGGCCAAATATTCGCCGCTCGCGCAGATCGATCGCACCAACGCTGCGCAGTTGCAGGTCGTCTGGGAATGGGAATCGCCCGATCGCGACATCATCGCCGCGCATCCCGACCTTCGGCCCGGCGAATTCCAGGTCACGCCGATCATGGTCGACGACGTCCTCTATGTCGCCACCGCGATGAGCCAGGCAGCGGCGATCGACGCGCGCACCGGCCGGACGATCTGGGTCTATAATCCCGAAGCCTGGACCAACGGCAAGCCGAGCACCAAGGGCTTTCAGCATCGCGGCGTCGCCTATTGGGCCGACGGCGACGACCGCCGCATCTTCCTCGCCACCTGCGATGCCCGGCTGATCGCGCTCGATGCCGCGACCGGGACGCCCATTGCCGATTTCGGCACCAATGGGGAGATCGATCTGCGCAGGGTCGGGCTGCAACGGCCCGTTCCGACGAAGCCGAGCGTGCTTTACGGCTGTTTCGGCCCGCCGTTGATCGCGCGAAACATGGTGGTGGTCGGCGGCTATATCGACGATCAGCCCGTGCTGCCGATCATGCCGCCCGGCGACGTGCGCGGGTTCGACGCGCGCACGGGGGCGCTGCGCTGGACCTTTCACACGGTGCCGACGAAGGGCGAGTTCGGATACGACAGTTGGCACGGCGGAAGCGCCGAACGGAACGGCAACGCGAACATCTGGGCGCCGATGAGCGCCGATGAAGAGCTTGGGCTCGTCTATCTGCCCGGCACCTGCGCGACCGACAATGTCTATGGCGGGCGCCGCCCGGGCGACAATCTGTTCGCCAACAGCCTGATCGCGCTCGACATCGAGACGGGCAAGCGCCGCTGGCATTATCAGTGCGTCCACCACGACCTGTGGGACTATGACCTGCCGTGCGCGCCCAACCTCGTCGACATCATCGTCGACGGCCAGCCGATCAAGGCGGTCGCGCAGGCGACCAAGCAGGGATATCTGTTCGTCTTCGACCGGACCAACGGCAAGCCGGTCTGGCCGATCGAGGAGCGGCCGGTCCCGCAAAGCGAGCTCGCGACCGAGCATAGCGCGCCCACCCAGCCGCATCCGACCTGGCCGCCGCCGTTCGAATCGCAGGGCATGAGCGAGGATCTGCTCGTCGACTTCACGCCGGAGATCAAGGAAGAGGCGAAGCGGATATTGTCGCGCTATCGCTACGGCCCGCTTTACACGCCGGTCGGCAGGACGCCGACCCTGATCCATCCGACGTGGACCGGCGGCGCCAATTGGCAGGGGGCGGCGGTCGATCCCGAGACCGGGATTCTCTATGTCACCTCGCACTCCTCGGTCTCGCAACTCGCGCTCGACGACAATGGCAAGCTGGCGACCGCCGGGCCCGTGAATACCGAGATCGCGGGCGCGGCGGGGGTGGTGAACGGTCCGGCGGGGCTGCCGCTGATCAAGCCGCCCTACAGCCGGATCACGGCGATCGATCTCAATACGGGCAAACATCTGTGGATGTGTGCCAACGGGCCGGGGGCAACCGACGACCCGCGTTTCGCGCCGTTCAAGCTCGGGTGGATCGGGTCGGAGCAGCGTACCGCGCCGCTGGCGACCAAGACCTTGCTTTTCGTCGGCGAGGGGCCGCACGACCCCCGCCACGCGAAGAAGGTGCTGCGCGCCTATGACAAGCTGACCGGCGAGCTGGTGGCGGAAACGCCGCTCCCCGGCCATGTGCTCGGCGCGCCGATGACCTATTCGATCGATGGGCAGCAGCGGATCGTCTACGCGATGGGATTCCGCGTGTGGCCGCACAAGCTCGTCGCTTTGGGCCTGGGGGGCTGA
- a CDS encoding dihydroorotase family protein: MELKPLLIANARLLGGESASLLVVDGRIAALNPAETPEGCEKVDAKGQWLAPGIIDLGVFATDKPAFHFGGITRAALMPDSGPLDNMGLVERAAKGGKPDLWVHPLAAATKGLAGKELAEIGLMKQAGARAVATGRARIADAGVMRRILAYAASLGLTVIAHAEDEGLTAGAVATDGEMATRLGLASAPAIAEAMAIARDLMLAEETGAAIHFRQVTTARGLALVRDAKARGLAVTCGITPAHLFLSDTAIGDFRTFARLSPPLRSEDDRHACLAAVADGTIDVLASGHDPRGPEDKRLPFAEAAPGMAGAETLLAMGLQLVRDGHVTPARLFDLLAANPAKLLGLDAGRLETGLEADLILIDEGTPWQVDAKKMAAYAGNTPFDGMPVQGRATMLWKGGQRIR; this comes from the coding sequence ATGGAACTGAAGCCGCTCCTGATCGCGAACGCGCGCCTGCTCGGCGGCGAGAGCGCGAGCCTGCTCGTCGTGGACGGGCGCATCGCCGCGCTGAACCCGGCCGAAACGCCCGAAGGCTGCGAGAAGGTCGATGCGAAGGGCCAGTGGCTCGCCCCCGGCATCATCGACCTCGGCGTCTTCGCGACCGACAAGCCCGCCTTTCATTTCGGCGGCATCACCCGCGCCGCGCTGATGCCCGACAGCGGGCCGCTCGATAATATGGGGCTGGTCGAGCGCGCCGCGAAGGGCGGCAAGCCCGATCTCTGGGTCCACCCCCTCGCCGCCGCAACCAAGGGCCTCGCGGGCAAGGAGCTCGCCGAGATCGGGCTGATGAAACAGGCGGGTGCGCGCGCCGTCGCCACCGGCCGCGCGCGCATCGCCGACGCGGGCGTGATGCGCCGCATCCTTGCCTATGCCGCTTCGCTTGGCCTCACCGTCATCGCCCATGCCGAGGACGAAGGGCTCACCGCGGGCGCAGTCGCGACCGATGGCGAGATGGCGACGCGGCTCGGCCTCGCCTCCGCGCCCGCGATCGCCGAAGCGATGGCGATCGCGCGCGACCTGATGCTCGCCGAGGAGACCGGCGCCGCGATTCATTTCCGCCAGGTCACCACCGCGCGCGGGCTCGCGCTTGTCCGCGACGCCAAGGCGCGCGGCCTTGCCGTCACCTGCGGCATCACCCCCGCGCATCTCTTCCTCTCCGACACCGCGATCGGCGATTTCCGCACCTTCGCGCGCCTGTCGCCGCCGCTGCGCAGCGAGGACGACCGCCACGCCTGCCTCGCCGCCGTCGCCGACGGCACGATCGACGTCCTCGCCTCGGGCCACGACCCGCGCGGGCCCGAGGACAAGCGCCTCCCCTTCGCCGAGGCCGCGCCCGGCATGGCGGGGGCCGAGACCCTGCTCGCGATGGGCCTCCAACTCGTCCGCGACGGCCATGTCACCCCCGCCCGCCTCTTCGACCTTCTCGCCGCCAACCCGGCGAAACTGCTCGGCCTCGACGCCGGCCGCCTCGAGACGGGGCTGGAAGCCGACCTGATCCTGATCGACGAGGGCACCCCGTGGCAGGTCGATGCCAAGAAGATGGCGGCCTACGCCGGCAACACCCCCTTCGACGGCATGCCGGTGCAGGGCCGCGCGACGATGCTGTGGAAGGGCGGTCAGCGCATCCGCTGA
- a CDS encoding DUF1294 domain-containing protein produces MIVYVLGWLIAVNLIAFVEMVCDKRYAEAGMRRTPESRLLLWAFLGGALGTVCAARFARHKTRKQPFATWMLIWLWVDIILLVLWALGILEPLLVSALAKIAAAA; encoded by the coding sequence ATGATCGTCTATGTCCTCGGCTGGCTGATCGCGGTGAACCTGATCGCCTTCGTCGAGATGGTTTGCGATAAACGCTATGCCGAGGCGGGGATGCGCCGCACGCCCGAATCCCGGTTGCTCCTCTGGGCCTTTCTCGGCGGCGCGCTCGGAACGGTTTGCGCCGCCCGCTTCGCGCGTCACAAGACGCGCAAGCAGCCGTTCGCGACCTGGATGCTGATCTGGCTCTGGGTCGACATCATCCTACTCGTCCTGTGGGCACTTGGAATATTGGAGCCGCTGCTCGTCTCGGCGCTTGCGAAAATCGCCGCAGCCGCCTAG
- a CDS encoding GntR family transcriptional regulator: MAKKAIRAKGAGDNRTTDAWLSEALIREIIVQRLQPGMPLREQEIADRYQVSRPSAREALRLAAQVGFVEILPWRGARVTNIDIDQFLDILGILEDVYARCAALAAERMPETAFAELDRLVPGDAALLPDTADKGKMYQISFTIGAFVGQHSGSLIAQRMLIHVGRLALWQQRLHRPGSVESEIESLYAHQLMAAAIKSRQRDVAAGAARATVLITRRSLHPEPRRAFGEKP; this comes from the coding sequence ATGGCGAAGAAGGCGATCAGGGCCAAGGGCGCGGGCGACAACCGGACCACCGACGCGTGGCTGTCGGAAGCGCTGATCCGCGAGATCATCGTCCAGCGGCTTCAGCCCGGAATGCCGCTGCGCGAGCAGGAAATCGCCGATCGCTATCAGGTCAGCCGCCCGTCGGCGCGCGAGGCGTTGCGGCTCGCCGCGCAGGTCGGCTTCGTCGAGATTCTGCCGTGGCGCGGCGCGCGCGTCACCAATATCGATATCGACCAGTTCCTCGACATTCTCGGCATCCTCGAGGATGTTTACGCCCGCTGCGCCGCGCTGGCCGCCGAGCGCATGCCCGAAACAGCCTTTGCCGAGCTCGATCGCCTGGTTCCCGGCGACGCCGCGCTGTTGCCCGACACCGCCGACAAAGGGAAGATGTACCAGATATCCTTCACGATCGGCGCTTTCGTCGGTCAGCATTCGGGAAGCCTGATCGCGCAGCGCATGCTGATCCATGTCGGACGATTGGCGCTGTGGCAGCAACGGCTGCACCGGCCCGGTTCGGTCGAGTCCGAGATCGAATCGCTCTACGCCCATCAACTGATGGCCGCGGCGATCAAGTCGCGCCAACGCGACGTTGCCGCCGGCGCGGCCCGCGCCACCGTGCTCATCACGCGCCGCTCGCTCCATCCGGAACCCCGCCGCGCGTTCGGAGAAAAGCCATGA
- a CDS encoding ParA family protein, whose amino-acid sequence MRVLALASQKGGSGKTTLSGHLAVQAQLAGAGPVVLIDIDPQGSLADWWNERETDLPAFAQTTVARLASDLEILRQQGFKLAVIDTPPAITMAIQSVIGVAELIIVPTRPSPHDLRAVGATVDLCERAGKPLVFVVNGATPKAKITSEAAVALSQHGTVAPITLHHRTDYAASMIDGRTVMEVDPNGRSAEEIRQLWTYVNDRLEKNFRRTIFSSPMPAQPGYGTVRPMGGGFGRRIAGQ is encoded by the coding sequence GTGCGCGTTTTGGCATTGGCTTCACAGAAAGGCGGGTCGGGCAAGACCACCCTGTCGGGGCACCTGGCGGTGCAGGCGCAGCTTGCCGGCGCCGGGCCGGTCGTGCTGATCGATATCGACCCGCAAGGCTCGCTCGCCGACTGGTGGAACGAGCGCGAAACCGACCTTCCGGCCTTTGCGCAGACCACCGTCGCGCGGCTCGCCTCCGACCTCGAAATCCTGCGACAGCAGGGTTTCAAACTGGCGGTCATCGACACGCCGCCCGCGATCACCATGGCGATCCAGAGCGTCATCGGCGTCGCCGAACTGATCATCGTTCCGACGCGGCCGAGCCCGCATGACCTGCGCGCCGTCGGCGCAACCGTCGACCTGTGCGAACGCGCGGGCAAGCCGCTGGTGTTCGTCGTCAACGGCGCCACGCCCAAGGCGAAGATCACCAGCGAGGCCGCGGTCGCGCTGTCGCAGCACGGCACCGTGGCGCCGATCACGCTGCACCATCGCACCGACTATGCCGCGTCGATGATCGACGGCCGCACGGTGATGGAGGTCGATCCCAATGGCCGCTCGGCCGAGGAAATCCGCCAGCTCTGGACCTATGTCAACGACCGGCTCGAAAAGAATTTCCGCCGCACCATCTTCTCCTCACCGATGCCCGCGCAGCCGGGTTACGGCACGGTCCGCCCGATGGGCGGTGGCTTCGGCCGCCGCATCGCGGGCCAGTAA
- a CDS encoding SPOR domain-containing protein → MNRKLLKNLAVSGFALSVVTGCSGMAKMANAAPESNRAPATAAKAADKARDALEAGKPTKAVALAEAAVAASPRDATYRALLGQAYLNDGRFSSATSALSDAMELGAKDGNTVIALTLAYIAQGKNDQANDLLKRNFNVVPASDMGLALALTGDTNSAIYMLTEAARAPDATARTRQNLALAFALSGRWAQARILAAQDLSLDKVEARMLEWSKLAEQPDAGMRVASLLGTAARADAGMPVRLALSNYSGTEMAAADAPVQLASADPAPVAAFAPPPPVEAAPVLASAAPGPIRTVELPMPARDENGVVPVTELPQPKPAEIILADAKPYRAAPRVAGDHVEAIRPAQRQALELATKILPRAMAFDAKKPSGWAVQLGAYDSLGIAKEKWGVLKQRSAMLGNYPASSHAAVVNGRTFYRLTVNGLATRADASKLCGELKAKGQVCFIRQMGGSESIQWAAAAKPVRMAAR, encoded by the coding sequence ATGAACCGCAAATTGCTGAAGAACCTCGCGGTTTCGGGTTTCGCGCTGAGCGTCGTCACCGGATGCAGCGGGATGGCGAAGATGGCGAACGCCGCGCCCGAATCGAACCGCGCGCCCGCGACCGCCGCCAAGGCCGCCGACAAGGCACGCGACGCGCTGGAGGCCGGCAAGCCGACCAAGGCGGTGGCGCTCGCCGAAGCCGCAGTCGCCGCGAGCCCCCGCGACGCGACCTATCGCGCGTTGCTCGGCCAGGCTTATCTGAACGACGGGCGCTTTTCGTCGGCGACCTCGGCGCTGAGCGACGCGATGGAATTGGGCGCGAAGGACGGCAACACCGTCATCGCGCTGACTCTCGCCTATATCGCGCAGGGCAAGAATGATCAGGCAAACGACCTGCTGAAGCGCAATTTCAACGTCGTTCCGGCGTCGGACATGGGGCTCGCGCTCGCGCTGACCGGCGACACCAATTCGGCGATCTACATGCTGACCGAAGCCGCGCGGGCGCCCGACGCCACCGCGCGGACGCGGCAGAATCTGGCGCTCGCGTTCGCGCTGTCGGGCCGCTGGGCACAGGCGCGCATCCTCGCCGCGCAGGATCTGTCGCTCGACAAGGTCGAGGCGCGGATGCTCGAATGGTCGAAACTCGCCGAACAGCCCGATGCCGGGATGCGTGTCGCCAGCCTGCTCGGCACCGCGGCGCGGGCCGATGCCGGGATGCCGGTGCGCCTGGCGCTGAGCAACTACAGCGGTACCGAAATGGCCGCCGCCGATGCGCCCGTCCAACTGGCAAGCGCCGACCCGGCGCCTGTCGCGGCCTTTGCGCCGCCGCCGCCCGTCGAGGCCGCACCGGTTCTGGCCTCGGCCGCGCCGGGCCCGATCCGCACCGTCGAACTGCCGATGCCGGCGCGCGACGAAAACGGCGTGGTGCCGGTCACCGAACTGCCGCAGCCGAAGCCGGCCGAGATCATCCTGGCCGACGCCAAGCCCTATCGCGCCGCGCCGCGCGTCGCGGGCGACCATGTCGAGGCGATCCGCCCGGCGCAAAGGCAAGCGCTCGAACTGGCGACGAAGATCCTGCCGCGGGCGATGGCTTTCGACGCCAAAAAGCCTTCGGGCTGGGCGGTGCAACTCGGCGCCTATGACAGCCTGGGCATCGCCAAGGAGAAATGGGGCGTGCTGAAGCAGCGGAGCGCGATGCTCGGCAATTATCCGGCGTCGAGCCACGCCGCGGTGGTGAACGGCCGCACCTTCTATCGCCTGACCGTCAACGGCCTTGCGACCCGCGCCGATGCGTCGAAGCTATGCGGCGAACTCAAGGCCAAGGGGCAGGTGTGTTTCATCCGCCAGATGGGCGGCAGCGAAAGCATCCAGTGGGCGGCGGCGGCAAAGCCGGTGCGCATGGCGGCTCGCTGA
- a CDS encoding aspartate carbamoyltransferase catalytic subunit — translation MTSATTTRPASDYPPGGDAFRHRHLTGIAQLTPWEISYVLDAAEQWVEMNRSGAAKHDDRLAGLTIINAFFENSTRTLLSFEIAGKRLGADVVNMHAAQSSVKKGETLIDTAMTLNAMRADAIVIRHASSGAVQLIADKVDCPVLNAGDGRHEHPTQALLDALTIRRRKGRVEGLTVAICGDVLHSRVARSNILALTLLGNEVRVVAPPTLIPPAIERMHVLPFTDMDEGLKDADVVMMLRLQNERMDGAYLPSPREYHALFGLTPKRLERAKPDAIVMHPGPMNRGVEIDSSVADDPTRSTITEQVEMGVAVRMACLDILTRRKRGVPGWN, via the coding sequence ATGACAAGCGCCACGACAACCCGCCCCGCCAGCGATTATCCGCCCGGCGGCGATGCCTTTCGCCATCGCCACCTCACCGGCATCGCCCAGCTCACCCCGTGGGAAATCTCCTACGTCCTCGACGCCGCCGAACAATGGGTCGAGATGAACCGCAGCGGCGCCGCCAAGCACGACGACCGGCTTGCCGGGCTCACGATCATCAACGCCTTTTTCGAAAATTCGACCCGCACGCTTCTCTCCTTCGAGATCGCGGGCAAGCGGCTCGGCGCCGATGTCGTCAACATGCACGCCGCGCAGTCGAGCGTGAAGAAGGGCGAGACGCTGATCGACACCGCGATGACGCTCAACGCGATGCGCGCCGACGCGATCGTCATCCGCCATGCGAGCTCGGGCGCGGTGCAGCTCATCGCCGACAAGGTCGACTGCCCGGTGCTCAACGCCGGCGACGGCCGCCACGAGCATCCGACGCAGGCTTTGCTCGACGCGCTGACGATCCGCCGCCGCAAGGGACGGGTCGAGGGGCTAACCGTCGCGATCTGCGGCGACGTGCTGCACAGCCGCGTCGCGCGCTCGAACATCCTCGCGCTCACCTTGCTCGGCAACGAGGTCCGCGTCGTCGCGCCGCCGACGCTGATCCCGCCCGCGATCGAACGGATGCACGTCCTCCCCTTCACCGACATGGACGAAGGGCTGAAGGATGCCGACGTCGTGATGATGCTCCGCCTCCAGAACGAGCGCATGGACGGCGCCTACCTCCCCAGCCCGCGCGAATATCACGCGCTCTTCGGCCTGACCCCGAAACGCCTCGAACGCGCGAAGCCCGACGCGATCGTCATGCACCCCGGTCCGATGAACCGCGGGGTGGAGATCGACAGCAGCGTCGCCGACGATCCCACCCGCTCGACGATCACCGAACAGGTCGAAATGGGGGTCGCGGTGCGCATGGCCTGCCTCGATATCCTGACGCGCCGCAAGCGGGGAGTGCCGGGATGGAACTGA
- a CDS encoding helix-turn-helix transcriptional regulator, producing MPIDSVPKSSPDADTAAEWEVLNELIGRIYDSVLHPERWNDTLARITGALCPLSWEAAFVIWESTSPPRARFVAATGLAAGIQEIYTAVYAGNHPWSRKFPRYANGSVVDSYDIMTREEFYESEFFRNFLKPYGIDRLIGVLLDRRGGERLGLMLPGPGDRDAEKLKRGLRILAPHIQRAMRISDRIASLELAAGAARAAADAAPFAIFSLDEQLNILAANSRAARYAEAGFIRLANDRFAFTHGASQKKLLDLAAGPAPAGLAFQAVDEAGAECPVLAARITRQSAQQIGGVQLGAALVVTLGSSPGETPVVEIDRVAQWFALTPAEARLAVALAAGQTLQDYAALRAVSLNAARFLLKGIFRKTGATSQAQLVATLARLPGSSQG from the coding sequence GTGCCGATCGATTCCGTTCCGAAGTCTTCGCCAGATGCCGACACCGCCGCCGAATGGGAGGTGCTGAACGAGCTGATCGGCCGCATCTATGATTCGGTGCTCCACCCCGAACGCTGGAACGACACGCTTGCGCGCATCACCGGGGCGCTCTGCCCGCTGAGCTGGGAGGCCGCGTTCGTCATATGGGAAAGCACCAGCCCGCCGCGCGCGCGTTTCGTTGCCGCAACCGGGCTCGCCGCGGGCATCCAGGAAATCTACACCGCAGTCTATGCCGGCAACCACCCCTGGTCGCGCAAATTCCCGCGCTATGCGAACGGCAGCGTCGTCGACAGCTATGACATCATGACCCGTGAGGAATTCTACGAATCCGAATTCTTCCGCAATTTCCTGAAACCCTATGGCATCGACCGGCTGATCGGGGTGCTGCTCGACCGGCGCGGCGGCGAGCGGCTGGGATTGATGCTTCCCGGCCCCGGCGACCGCGATGCCGAGAAATTGAAACGCGGCCTGCGCATCCTCGCCCCGCATATCCAGCGCGCGATGCGGATCAGCGACCGCATCGCCTCGCTCGAACTCGCGGCGGGCGCCGCGCGCGCCGCCGCCGACGCCGCACCCTTCGCGATCTTCAGCCTCGACGAGCAGCTCAATATCCTCGCCGCCAACAGCCGCGCCGCGCGCTATGCCGAGGCGGGCTTCATCCGCCTCGCGAACGACCGCTTCGCCTTCACGCACGGCGCGAGCCAGAAGAAGCTGCTCGACCTCGCCGCCGGTCCGGCGCCCGCGGGCCTCGCCTTTCAGGCGGTGGACGAGGCGGGCGCCGAATGTCCGGTTCTTGCCGCGCGCATCACCCGCCAGTCGGCTCAGCAGATCGGCGGGGTTCAACTCGGCGCCGCGCTCGTCGTCACGCTCGGCAGTTCGCCGGGCGAGACGCCGGTGGTCGAGATCGACCGCGTCGCGCAATGGTTCGCCCTGACCCCCGCCGAAGCGCGCCTCGCGGTCGCGCTGGCGGCGGGGCAGACGCTCCAGGACTATGCCGCGCTCCGCGCCGTCAGCCTCAACGCCGCGCGCTTCCTGCTCAAGGGCATCTTCCGCAAGACCGGCGCGACCAGCCAGGCCCAACTCGTCGCAACCCTCGCGCGGCTGCCGGGAAGCTCACAGGGCTAA
- the ruvX gene encoding Holliday junction resolvase RuvX, translating into MITTLAPDFAAALPNGGRLAGLDVGTKTIGVALCDAGWSFASPDKTILRKKFSVDLEALRAVIAAQSVVGLVVGLPLSMDGTDSPRTQSTRAFARNLAPLALPVLLWDERWSTAAVERAMIAADVSRAKRAERVDSAAAAFILQGAIDAMTR; encoded by the coding sequence ATGATCACCACCCTCGCCCCCGATTTCGCCGCCGCGCTGCCGAACGGCGGCCGCCTCGCGGGGCTCGACGTCGGAACCAAGACCATCGGCGTCGCGCTCTGCGACGCCGGGTGGAGCTTCGCGAGCCCCGACAAGACGATCCTCCGCAAGAAATTCTCGGTCGACCTCGAAGCGTTGAGGGCCGTCATCGCCGCCCAATCGGTCGTCGGCCTCGTCGTCGGCCTGCCGCTCAGCATGGACGGCACCGACAGCCCGCGCACCCAGAGCACCCGCGCCTTCGCGCGCAACCTCGCCCCACTCGCCCTGCCCGTCCTTCTCTGGGACGAACGCTGGTCGACCGCTGCCGTCGAACGCGCGATGATCGCCGCCGACGTCAGCCGCGCCAAGCGCGCCGAACGCGTCGACAGCGCCGCCGCCGCCTTCATCCTGCAAGGCGCAATCGACGCGATGACGCGCTAA